The genomic DNA CCTCCAGCAGCACCAGCACCACGACCGAACGGGATCTGCTGAACGGGAACTGGATCAACCTGAACAACACCAGGAATCTCGGACATACCAAGAGCAGCAAGCATGTCTAGGGTTTCCTTATCAACCTCAATATGATCAGTCCTAATGGCAGAAACATCAGGAACGAAGTCCATACGACGTTCACGCTCCTCCTCTTGCAGCTTCAATGAAATTCCGCGAACAGGTCCC from Medicago truncatula cultivar Jemalong A17 chromosome 8, MtrunA17r5.0-ANR, whole genome shotgun sequence includes the following:
- the LOC120577680 gene encoding 40S ribosomal protein S17, with translation MGRVRTKTVKKSSRQVIERNYPRMTLDFHTNKKILEEVALIPSKRLRNKIAGFSTHLMKRIQKGPVRGISLKLQEEERERRMDFVPDVSAIRTDHIEVDKETLDMLAALGMSEIPGVVQVDPVPVQQIPFGRGAGAAGGAGRRF